One Mangrovimonas cancribranchiae DNA segment encodes these proteins:
- a CDS encoding DUF6090 family protein, whose amino-acid sequence MINEGKTSKYFKYAIGEIILVVIGILIALQINNWNEHRKGLNKREIYTKSLLKELKQDTTDFRKNTEFLKKQMEVLKGFHERLKSESATIDTMKQIARYEFDMVIDNKKNYNDKTMRSLQTSGEIQLYPKHVQDLMLELTAIQEEYNDLIELYLADYLHAVQVQNLLATKPEKYNFFGINDKFKSKTWDAMDDVEFITVFDNLLNSKLDFTNSRIMIYELVSKKTEALIETLQTLDEND is encoded by the coding sequence TTGATCAACGAAGGCAAAACTAGCAAGTATTTCAAATACGCCATTGGCGAAATAATTCTTGTGGTTATTGGTATTTTAATTGCATTACAGATTAATAATTGGAATGAACACAGAAAAGGTCTAAATAAAAGAGAGATTTATACCAAGTCCCTTTTAAAAGAACTAAAACAAGACACTACAGATTTTAGAAAGAATACAGAATTTCTTAAGAAACAAATGGAGGTCTTAAAAGGTTTTCATGAAAGATTAAAATCAGAAAGCGCTACCATAGACACCATGAAACAGATTGCCCGATATGAATTTGATATGGTCATAGACAACAAAAAAAACTACAATGACAAGACAATGCGGTCTTTACAAACTTCGGGGGAAATACAATTATATCCTAAACATGTACAAGATTTAATGCTCGAACTCACAGCGATTCAAGAAGAATATAATGATCTTATAGAGCTATACCTTGCGGATTATCTACATGCAGTCCAAGTGCAAAATCTTTTGGCCACAAAACCCGAAAAGTATAATTTTTTTGGAATAAATGATAAATTCAAATCTAAAACTTGGGATGCTATGGATGATGTTGAGTTTATCACGGTTTTTGACAATTTACTAAATTCAAAGTTAGACTTTACTAACTCAAGAATCATGATTTATGAGCTGGTTTCCAAAAAAACGGAAGCGCTTATAGAAACCCTTCAAACTCTAGATGAAAATGATTAA
- a CDS encoding Na(+)-translocating NADH-quinone reductase subunit C, protein MSNKTDSNVYTVLFAIGMVIVVGALLAFTAASLKPTITKNVELEKQQNILYAMGVNENDESSANFVSTDVAPELFNKYITKQIVIQDGNVTENDEAYLIDIKKEKAKGDASKRRLPLFIGEKDGQTYYIAPIRGKGLWDAVWAYIAMDENMVIQGAYFDHKGETPGLGANIKERYFMDDFIGEHLLDSEGNFKGVDISKSNADPLNKDKTDNEVDAIAGATITGNGVAAMIKGDLSLYVPYFKNLNN, encoded by the coding sequence ATGAGTAATAAAACAGATAGCAACGTATATACCGTATTGTTTGCCATAGGAATGGTAATCGTAGTAGGTGCTTTGTTAGCCTTTACGGCAGCATCACTTAAACCTACAATTACAAAAAATGTAGAGCTGGAAAAGCAGCAAAACATTTTATACGCCATGGGTGTAAATGAAAACGACGAGAGTAGTGCTAACTTTGTATCTACAGATGTCGCTCCAGAATTATTTAATAAGTACATTACTAAGCAAATCGTAATTCAAGACGGTAACGTTACTGAAAACGATGAAGCTTACTTAATCGATATTAAAAAAGAAAAAGCTAAAGGCGACGCTTCTAAAAGAAGATTGCCATTATTTATTGGAGAGAAAGACGGTCAGACGTATTACATTGCTCCAATACGCGGAAAAGGGCTTTGGGATGCTGTTTGGGCATACATAGCTATGGACGAAAACATGGTAATTCAAGGGGCGTATTTCGATCATAAAGGAGAAACACCAGGTTTAGGTGCTAACATTAAAGAACGTTACTTTATGGACGACTTTATTGGTGAGCACTTATTAGATAGCGAGGGCAATTTTAAAGGTGTTGATATTTCTAAAAGCAATGCCGATCCATTAAATAAAGACAAAACTGATAACGAAGTAGATGCTATCGCTGGAGCTACCATTACAGGAAATGGTGTGGCAGCAATGATTAAAGGCGACTTGTCGTTGTACGTGCCTTATTTCAAAAACTTAAATAACTAA
- a CDS encoding DUF6090 family protein: MSENKTGRYFKYAIGEIFLVVIGILIALQINNWNEHRKELQKELVIVKELHNELQQNLKVTTKHQQVIEKINQEVLFLLNISNDSLKSLTNKELNEHIFKSSKITSFTPINQKLKRILGIESFRFSHSKTLLNELQDYNNSIDDITAMNLSAVDVFRNKLVPFLSKNVSIKNLMHEMYPNKITKSDNYVDVRPIVKSMAFENLYADFFASYTSYIWTLEQNIELINSLIKHIGKTYPSVLLTTETRS; the protein is encoded by the coding sequence ATGAGTGAAAATAAAACAGGACGCTACTTTAAATACGCTATTGGCGAAATTTTTCTAGTAGTTATTGGTATTCTCATAGCGCTTCAAATCAATAATTGGAATGAACACAGAAAAGAGCTTCAAAAAGAATTGGTAATTGTGAAAGAACTACATAATGAATTACAGCAAAACTTAAAAGTAACCACAAAACACCAACAGGTTATTGAAAAAATAAACCAAGAAGTACTTTTTCTACTTAATATAAGTAATGATTCCCTAAAGTCATTAACCAACAAAGAGCTAAACGAGCATATTTTTAAATCATCAAAAATCACCAGCTTTACACCAATTAACCAGAAATTGAAAAGGATATTAGGTATAGAAAGTTTTAGGTTCAGTCACTCTAAAACGCTTTTAAATGAACTCCAGGACTACAATAACTCTATTGATGATATTACTGCAATGAATTTATCAGCAGTTGATGTATTTAGAAATAAATTGGTTCCATTTTTAAGCAAAAACGTTAGCATAAAAAATTTAATGCATGAAATGTACCCAAACAAAATTACCAAAAGTGATAATTATGTTGATGTTAGACCTATTGTTAAATCTATGGCATTCGAAAATCTCTATGCTGATTTTTTTGCTAGCTATACTTCCTACATCTGGACTTTAGAGCAGAATATTGAATTAATAAACTCCCTAATAAAACATATAGGAAAAACCTACCCATCAGTTCTTTTAACTACAGAAACTCGTTCATGA
- a CDS encoding NADH:ubiquinone reductase (Na(+)-transporting) subunit D, giving the protein MGLLSKKDTKLITDPLADNNPITIQVLGICSALAITAQLKASIVMSLSVLFVLGVGNVVISLIRNIIPSKIRIIVQLTVVAALVIIVDQVLKAYAYSLSKELSVFIGLIITNCIIMGRFEAFALGNGPWKSFLDGIGNALGYAVILVIVGFFRELLGSGTLLGFPVLGDPIKKTGLYAIGYENNGFMLLSPMALIVVGIIIWVQRSRNKDLIED; this is encoded by the coding sequence ATGGGATTACTTTCTAAAAAAGACACAAAATTAATTACAGACCCGTTAGCGGATAACAACCCTATTACCATTCAGGTATTGGGTATCTGTTCGGCCTTGGCTATTACGGCGCAATTGAAAGCTTCAATTGTAATGTCGTTATCTGTATTGTTCGTATTGGGAGTGGGTAACGTGGTTATTTCATTAATCCGTAACATTATTCCATCGAAGATTAGAATTATTGTTCAATTAACTGTAGTAGCTGCTTTAGTAATTATTGTAGATCAAGTACTAAAAGCCTATGCGTATTCTTTAAGTAAAGAACTTTCGGTATTTATTGGATTAATTATTACCAACTGTATTATTATGGGACGCTTTGAAGCCTTTGCATTAGGTAATGGCCCATGGAAATCGTTCTTAGATGGTATAGGAAACGCATTAGGTTATGCGGTAATTCTAGTTATAGTAGGATTCTTTAGAGAGCTGTTAGGTTCTGGAACCTTATTAGGTTTTCCAGTTTTGGGAGATCCTATCAAAAAAACGGGATTGTATGCCATAGGCTATGAAAACAATGGCTTTATGCTATTATCGCCAATGGCATTAATTGTTGTAGGAATTATTATTTGGGTACAACGTAGTAGAAACAAAGATTTAATAGAAGACTAA
- the nqrF gene encoding NADH:ubiquinone reductase (Na(+)-transporting) subunit F, producing MILAAGTLGTILATVAAFLVVTLLLVGLLLFVKQKLSPSGPVTIKINGEKEVEVASGGTLLSTLGNQKIFLPSACGGGGTCIQCECHVLEGGGEALPTETPHFTRKELQHGARLACQVKVKQDMEITIPEEIFGIKKWEAEVVRNYNVASFIKEFVVRIPEDMNYKAGGYIQIEIPPCTINYKDIDITAHPEEHETPDKFQAEWDKFGLWPLVMKNDEVVERAYSMASYPAEGREIMLNVRIATPPWDRNKNGWMDVNPGVASSYIFAQKPGDKVIISGPYGEFFINESDAEMLYVGGGAGMAPMRSHLYHLFKTLKTGRKVTYWYGGRSKRELFYIEHFRELERDFPNFKFYMALSEPLEEDNWKVKENIDAPGDGFVGFIHNCVIDNYLNHHDAPEDIELYFCGPPLMNKAVEKMGQDFGIPDENIRFDDFGG from the coding sequence ATGATATTAGCAGCAGGTACATTAGGAACAATTTTAGCAACCGTAGCCGCTTTTTTAGTGGTCACCTTACTATTGGTGGGGTTGTTATTATTCGTAAAACAAAAACTTTCTCCATCTGGTCCAGTAACCATAAAAATTAATGGTGAAAAAGAAGTTGAAGTAGCTTCTGGAGGAACCTTATTATCTACTTTAGGTAACCAAAAAATCTTTTTACCATCAGCCTGTGGTGGTGGTGGAACATGTATTCAATGTGAATGCCACGTATTAGAAGGAGGAGGCGAAGCACTTCCAACTGAAACACCTCACTTTACACGTAAAGAGTTACAACACGGTGCGCGTTTAGCTTGCCAAGTAAAAGTAAAGCAGGATATGGAAATTACCATACCTGAAGAAATTTTCGGAATTAAAAAATGGGAAGCCGAAGTGGTTCGTAATTACAACGTAGCTTCCTTTATTAAAGAGTTTGTTGTTCGTATTCCAGAAGATATGAATTATAAAGCTGGTGGGTATATTCAAATTGAAATTCCACCATGTACTATCAATTATAAAGATATTGATATTACAGCACACCCAGAAGAGCATGAAACACCAGATAAGTTTCAAGCTGAATGGGATAAGTTTGGTTTATGGCCATTAGTTATGAAAAACGACGAAGTTGTCGAGCGTGCTTACTCTATGGCTTCTTACCCAGCAGAAGGACGTGAGATTATGCTTAACGTGCGTATTGCCACGCCGCCATGGGATAGAAACAAAAATGGTTGGATGGATGTTAACCCTGGAGTAGCATCGTCTTACATTTTTGCTCAAAAGCCAGGAGATAAAGTTATTATTTCTGGACCTTACGGTGAATTCTTCATCAACGAGTCTGATGCAGAAATGCTTTATGTAGGTGGTGGAGCAGGTATGGCACCAATGCGCTCACACTTATACCACTTATTTAAAACCTTAAAAACAGGTAGAAAAGTAACGTATTGGTATGGTGGGCGTTCTAAACGTGAGTTGTTCTATATTGAACACTTTAGAGAATTAGAAAGAGACTTCCCTAACTTTAAATTCTATATGGCATTGTCTGAACCATTAGAAGAAGATAACTGGAAAGTAAAAGAAAATATAGATGCGCCAGGCGATGGCTTTGTAGGATTTATTCACAATTGTGTAATCGATAACTACTTAAACCATCACGATGCACCAGAAGATATTGAATTATACTTCTGTGGCCCACCGTTAATGAATAAGGCGGTTGAGAAAATGGGGCAAGATTTTGGTATCCCAGACGAAAACATCCGATTTGATGATTTTGGTGGATAA
- a CDS encoding DUF6090 family protein — protein MIKFFRNIRKKLLNEGKTSRYFKYAIGEIVLVVIGILIALQINNWNEKQKDIEKEQQILLSLREEFKQNITELEFDHALNKGSLNAIVTLMNFDHTNAFKTKTIDSLLGQMYNYATFDARLGVMNDITSSGNLELIRDSKLKYALNQWTGELDDYKEDIIIRREYWVNNVPRILYKFIPLRNVDVSMNRSDYKRDIIIQPIEIPKENYVAFLSSLEVDSMLFDYYINQSYVTVNENVIMRFLKDTLSLIEANIEND, from the coding sequence ATGATTAAATTCTTTAGAAATATCAGAAAAAAACTTCTTAACGAAGGCAAAACTAGTAGGTATTTTAAATATGCTATTGGCGAAATTGTGCTTGTTGTTATTGGTATTCTCATTGCATTACAGATTAACAATTGGAATGAAAAGCAAAAAGATATAGAAAAGGAACAGCAAATCCTTTTGAGTTTAAGAGAAGAATTCAAACAAAATATAACAGAACTCGAATTTGACCATGCTTTAAATAAAGGGAGTTTAAATGCCATTGTTACGTTAATGAATTTTGACCATACAAACGCATTTAAAACCAAAACCATTGATAGCTTATTAGGGCAAATGTACAATTACGCCACTTTTGATGCGCGATTAGGTGTTATGAACGACATTACATCTTCTGGTAATCTGGAACTCATAAGAGATTCTAAATTAAAATATGCGCTAAACCAGTGGACAGGTGAGCTTGACGATTACAAAGAAGACATTATTATCAGAAGAGAATATTGGGTAAACAATGTACCTAGAATATTGTACAAGTTCATTCCTCTGCGAAATGTAGACGTTTCAATGAACAGATCTGATTACAAACGTGATATTATAATTCAACCTATAGAAATCCCAAAAGAAAATTACGTAGCTTTCCTGTCAAGCCTAGAAGTTGATAGCATGTTGTTTGATTATTATATAAATCAATCCTACGTTACCGTAAATGAAAATGTGATCATGCGTTTTTTGAAAGATACTTTAAGTTTAATAGAAGCCAATATAGAAAATGATTAA
- a CDS encoding NADH:ubiquinone reductase (Na(+)-transporting) subunit B — translation MSLKSNLHKLKEKYKGTKMAPAFNALHTFLYLPNETTHGGTHIKAADDLKRTMNTVIMALVPCLIFGMFNAGYQHHLALGDIEAANGFFGATFWTWDNLVVGLWKVLPLVIVSYGVGLAIEFLFAVIKGHEVEEGYLVTGMLVPLIVPVDLPLWMLAVAVAFGVVIGKEVFGGTGMNILNPALTIRAFLFFAYPTWMSGDKVWVHGAKERASEIAAGANVDAISGETILGSLAQGQDAGYSVADMFFGMIPGSVGETSTILILLGGLFLILTKIGSWRIMLSSVIGALVMGLIFNGVVNAGWITESSKFYGLMSTEFWHHLLIGGFAFGAVFMATDPVTASQTNKGKWIYGFLIGFISILIRVFNPAYPEGVMLAILLMNVFAPTIDHYVVQGNVKKRMKRLKAKTA, via the coding sequence ATGAGTTTAAAAAGTAATTTACATAAACTAAAAGAAAAGTATAAAGGCACCAAGATGGCGCCAGCGTTTAACGCGCTTCATACGTTTTTATACTTGCCTAACGAAACCACTCACGGTGGGACGCATATTAAAGCAGCAGACGATTTAAAGCGTACTATGAATACCGTGATTATGGCATTAGTTCCATGCTTAATTTTTGGAATGTTTAATGCCGGATATCAACATCATTTAGCTTTAGGAGACATAGAAGCTGCCAACGGATTTTTCGGAGCCACATTTTGGACTTGGGATAACTTAGTAGTAGGACTATGGAAAGTATTACCATTAGTTATAGTGTCTTACGGTGTTGGTTTAGCTATCGAATTTTTATTCGCTGTAATTAAAGGACACGAAGTAGAAGAAGGGTACTTGGTAACAGGGATGTTAGTACCATTAATTGTACCAGTAGATTTACCACTTTGGATGCTAGCCGTAGCAGTAGCTTTTGGTGTTGTAATAGGTAAAGAAGTATTTGGTGGAACAGGAATGAATATTCTTAACCCCGCTTTAACCATTCGTGCCTTCTTATTCTTCGCGTATCCAACATGGATGTCTGGAGATAAAGTTTGGGTTCACGGTGCTAAAGAACGCGCTAGCGAAATTGCAGCAGGAGCCAATGTCGATGCCATTTCTGGTGAAACTATTTTAGGTAGTTTGGCTCAAGGTCAAGATGCTGGATATTCTGTTGCAGATATGTTCTTCGGAATGATTCCAGGTTCGGTTGGAGAAACATCAACGATATTAATTTTATTAGGTGGTTTATTCTTAATTCTTACAAAAATAGGAAGCTGGAGAATTATGCTATCATCTGTAATAGGCGCTTTAGTTATGGGCTTAATCTTTAACGGTGTTGTAAATGCTGGTTGGATAACAGAAAGCAGTAAATTTTATGGCTTAATGAGCACAGAGTTCTGGCACCACTTATTAATTGGTGGATTTGCTTTTGGTGCTGTGTTTATGGCAACCGATCCAGTAACCGCTTCACAAACCAATAAAGGAAAATGGATTTACGGATTCTTAATCGGATTTATCTCCATATTAATTCGTGTATTCAATCCAGCATATCCAGAAGGTGTTATGTTAGCCATCTTATTGATGAACGTATTTGCACCAACCATAGACCATTACGTAGTACAAGGTAATGTGAAGAAAAGAATGAAACGTTTAAAAGCAAAAACAGCTTAA
- a CDS encoding Na(+)-translocating NADH-quinone reductase subunit A — MSNDIKIKKGLDINLVGEAEKTTENAIVSNFYTIRPEDFHGITPKLIAKEGAKVKAGETVFYNKDVEDMKFVSPVAGEVVEVVRGARRRIMAIKIQADKEQAVVDHGKFDIAKANAESIKAHLMASGCWVFIKQRPYDVIANPTKTPKAIFISGYASAPLVADYDYVLQGKETEMQTAIDALAKLTEGNIHVSVGKNATSPLAGLNGITLHKVSGPHPSGNVGTQINKIDPINKGETVWTINPQDLVIIGELLLTGKFNAERIVAMVGSEVKRPRYFKTKIGSEVSTMIYDNGIDKDANARIISGNVLTGTQIKPDGALGYYNNTLSIIPEGDDYELFGWNKPIFNKISTSRAMTFSWLNPKKKYDLNTNTNGEHRAFVVTGSYEEVFPLDIYPMQILKACMYKDLDEMEALGMYEVAPEDFALTEFICVSKQPHQKIIREGLDIMIKEIG; from the coding sequence ATGTCAAACGACATTAAGATTAAAAAAGGTCTGGACATCAACCTTGTTGGTGAAGCTGAAAAAACTACTGAAAATGCCATAGTTAGCAATTTCTACACCATCAGACCTGAAGATTTCCACGGCATTACTCCAAAACTTATCGCAAAAGAAGGCGCCAAGGTAAAAGCTGGCGAAACTGTATTTTACAACAAAGATGTTGAAGATATGAAGTTTGTGTCTCCTGTTGCTGGTGAAGTTGTTGAGGTGGTACGTGGTGCGAGAAGACGAATTATGGCAATTAAAATCCAAGCAGATAAAGAACAGGCGGTGGTAGATCACGGTAAGTTTGATATCGCTAAAGCCAATGCCGAAAGTATTAAGGCACATTTAATGGCTTCAGGGTGTTGGGTTTTTATTAAACAACGTCCTTACGATGTGATTGCCAATCCAACAAAAACGCCTAAAGCTATTTTTATTTCTGGCTATGCCTCGGCACCTTTAGTTGCAGATTACGATTACGTATTGCAAGGGAAGGAAACCGAAATGCAAACAGCAATTGACGCTTTAGCGAAATTAACTGAAGGTAATATTCATGTTAGTGTAGGTAAAAACGCTACGTCTCCTTTAGCTGGGTTAAATGGCATTACCTTGCATAAAGTGTCTGGACCGCATCCATCAGGAAATGTGGGGACACAGATTAATAAAATAGATCCTATAAACAAGGGCGAAACGGTTTGGACTATCAACCCACAAGACTTGGTAATTATAGGTGAATTATTGTTAACAGGTAAATTTAATGCAGAACGTATTGTTGCTATGGTAGGTTCTGAAGTTAAAAGGCCACGTTACTTTAAAACCAAAATAGGTAGCGAAGTTTCTACAATGATTTATGACAACGGTATCGATAAAGATGCTAATGCAAGAATTATTTCTGGAAACGTACTTACAGGAACACAAATTAAACCAGATGGTGCTTTAGGGTATTACAATAACACATTAAGTATTATTCCAGAAGGCGATGATTACGAATTGTTTGGTTGGAATAAACCTATTTTTAATAAAATATCAACGTCTAGAGCGATGACATTTTCTTGGTTAAACCCAAAGAAAAAATACGATTTAAATACCAATACCAACGGTGAGCATAGAGCTTTTGTAGTAACAGGAAGTTACGAAGAGGTTTTTCCTTTAGATATCTACCCAATGCAAATTCTAAAAGCTTGTATGTATAAAGATTTAGATGAAATGGAAGCCTTAGGTATGTATGAAGTAGCTCCTGAAGATTTTGCACTTACAGAATTTATTTGTGTGTCTAAACAACCACATCAAAAAATTATTAGAGAAGGTCTAGATATAATGATTAAAGAAATTGGTTAA
- a CDS encoding DUF5103 domain-containing protein, producing the protein MTLKHILFALTALTINNLFSQVKEVNPPDYIKTITFKGDTPESQLPVLRKGEFLVLEFDALNGNEDDYYYKIEHYNYDWTPSVLARAEFMEGFDNQRIRNYENSFNTYQIYSHYKLTIPNQRTRGLKISGNYMIKVFNEYDELVFSRKFMIYEDLANVGVSIKRSRDVKDIDGKQSVDITINSSNLRFNNPTQTVKTLIVQNNNLNTAISGLKPQYTLGNELIYKYTKETSFWAGNEYFFFENKDIRAANTGIQYIELGNLYNNFLFANIIRKDRPYTYNPDINGNFVITAIDVENTNIEADYAWIHFALLTRKELKEKQVYVYGNFNNYATDESNLMHYNDKEGMYEASILLKQGFYNYKYVTIDNNGILEEGSIGGNFYQTENNYKVLVYYRDLGARYDRLIGLGEANSVNISN; encoded by the coding sequence ATGACATTAAAACATATTCTTTTTGCACTAACCGCACTAACTATTAACAACCTCTTCTCTCAAGTTAAAGAAGTAAATCCGCCAGATTATATTAAAACCATTACGTTTAAAGGCGATACTCCTGAAAGTCAACTCCCTGTGCTTCGAAAAGGAGAGTTTTTAGTATTAGAGTTTGATGCTTTAAATGGCAATGAAGATGATTATTATTACAAAATTGAGCATTATAACTACGATTGGACACCATCGGTTTTAGCAAGAGCCGAATTTATGGAAGGTTTCGACAACCAACGTATACGAAACTACGAGAATTCGTTTAACACCTATCAAATTTATTCGCATTATAAGCTAACCATTCCCAACCAAAGAACCAGAGGCTTGAAAATTTCTGGAAACTACATGATTAAAGTATTCAATGAATATGACGAATTAGTCTTCTCTAGAAAATTTATGATTTACGAAGATCTAGCCAATGTTGGCGTGAGCATAAAAAGATCTAGGGATGTAAAAGATATTGATGGCAAACAAAGTGTGGACATTACCATAAACTCTAGCAACTTAAGGTTTAACAATCCTACACAAACCGTTAAAACTTTAATTGTACAAAACAACAACTTAAACACAGCTATATCGGGCTTAAAACCGCAATACACCTTAGGAAACGAATTAATATACAAATACACGAAAGAGACTAGTTTTTGGGCTGGAAACGAGTATTTTTTCTTTGAAAATAAAGACATTAGAGCCGCCAATACTGGCATACAATATATTGAACTTGGCAACTTATATAACAACTTTTTGTTTGCCAACATTATTAGAAAAGACAGACCATACACTTACAACCCAGACATTAATGGAAACTTTGTAATAACCGCTATAGATGTTGAAAACACCAACATTGAAGCAGATTATGCGTGGATTCATTTTGCTCTTCTCACCAGAAAAGAGTTAAAAGAAAAACAAGTATATGTGTATGGCAACTTTAATAATTATGCTACAGATGAAAGCAACCTGATGCATTACAACGACAAAGAAGGTATGTACGAAGCCAGTATTTTATTAAAACAAGGCTTTTACAATTATAAATATGTTACCATAGACAACAATGGTATACTTGAAGAAGGTAGTATAGGCGGAAACTTTTATCAAACCGAAAACAACTACAAAGTGTTAGTATATTATCGTGATTTAGGCGCAAGATACGATAGATTAATTGGTCTTGGCGAAGCTAATTCAGTGAACATATCCAACTAA
- a CDS encoding DUF6090 family protein, whose product MIKFFRNIRKKLLSEGKTNNYLKYAIGEIILVVIGILIALQINNWNQNRIENNRARKLLKNMVEDLATDTLMLNRSIANYEFQSNNCVKLLNDSLFVNTTSDSLYYMLPLNQWGLLLTTQAFDKINNASLSSLLGSSELDQAISEYYITRAEFAEKQFSWEEQWTNKDEDFWLNTLEIEIPQFFKVKNNPSYKQSEPERKQELLRVITSTEGRQRIRHALDRKQIMLNTMKTRKETAINLIFQIKKHISSE is encoded by the coding sequence ATGATTAAATTCTTTAGAAACATACGCAAAAAACTTCTTAGTGAAGGCAAAACTAATAACTACCTAAAGTATGCCATTGGAGAAATTATTCTGGTAGTAATTGGGATATTAATTGCGTTACAAATTAATAATTGGAACCAAAACCGAATAGAAAATAATAGAGCACGTAAGTTATTAAAAAACATGGTAGAAGATTTGGCTACCGATACACTAATGCTAAACCGAAGTATTGCAAATTATGAGTTTCAGAGCAATAATTGCGTAAAACTTCTAAATGATTCTCTTTTTGTAAATACAACATCAGACTCCTTGTATTATATGCTTCCTTTAAATCAATGGGGATTACTTTTAACCACTCAGGCTTTTGATAAAATTAATAACGCAAGTCTCTCCTCTTTACTGGGTTCATCTGAGTTAGATCAAGCTATTAGCGAATATTACATTACCAGAGCTGAGTTTGCAGAAAAACAGTTTTCATGGGAAGAACAATGGACTAATAAAGATGAGGACTTTTGGCTTAACACTCTAGAAATAGAAATTCCACAATTTTTTAAGGTTAAAAACAACCCGAGTTATAAGCAATCTGAACCCGAGAGAAAGCAAGAGTTGTTACGAGTTATTACTTCCACCGAAGGCAGACAAAGAATTAGACATGCTCTAGACCGAAAGCAAATAATGTTGAATACAATGAAAACTAGAAAGGAAACAGCAATAAATTTAATTTTTCAAATTAAAAAGCACATATCAAGTGAATAA
- the nqrE gene encoding NADH:ubiquinone reductase (Na(+)-transporting) subunit E — protein sequence MEHLELFFKSIFIDNMVFATFLGMCSYLAVSKKVSTAVGLGAAVIFVLAVTVPVNWLLDQYILQPGALQWLGAEYADYDLSFLSFIMFIATIATMVQLVEIVVEKFSPSLYNSLGIFLPLIAVNCAILGGSLFMQSREIETIGLAFNYGISSGIGWFLAILAIAAIREKIRYSNVPAPLRGLGITFIITGLMAIGFMSFGGMLTGGDDEGKKQPEETAKVEKVNKKENKLAENTTTINE from the coding sequence ATGGAACATTTAGAATTATTTTTCAAATCAATTTTTATAGATAACATGGTATTTGCCACATTCTTAGGAATGTGTTCTTACCTAGCTGTATCTAAAAAAGTAAGCACAGCTGTTGGTCTTGGTGCTGCTGTAATATTTGTATTAGCAGTAACTGTACCTGTAAACTGGTTATTAGATCAATACATCTTGCAACCAGGAGCATTACAATGGTTAGGCGCAGAATATGCCGATTACGATTTAAGTTTCCTATCGTTTATCATGTTTATTGCAACTATTGCAACCATGGTACAATTAGTAGAAATTGTGGTAGAAAAATTCTCACCATCATTATATAACTCTTTAGGTATCTTTTTACCACTTATTGCTGTAAACTGTGCCATTCTTGGTGGATCGTTATTTATGCAATCTAGAGAAATAGAAACTATTGGGTTAGCGTTTAATTACGGGATTTCTTCAGGTATTGGTTGGTTCTTAGCAATCTTAGCTATTGCAGCCATTCGTGAAAAAATACGTTATTCAAACGTTCCTGCACCGTTAAGAGGTTTAGGAATTACCTTTATTATTACTGGTTTAATGGCCATTGGATTTATGAGTTTTGGAGGAATGTTAACTGGTGGCGATGATGAAGGTAAAAAACAACCTGAAGAAACTGCAAAAGTTGAAAAGGTTAACAAAAAAGAAAACAAATTAGCTGAAAACACCACTACAATAAACGAGTAA